The sequence TGTCATTTCGCGCTGAAAGGCCAGTTTTGCACCTTTCCATAGCCGTGCGCCTTTAATATCTACACCGATATAATTGATGTTCGGGTTCATTGCCGCCAACTCAACGGTATACTCGCCCTTTCCACAACCCAACTCCAAAATCAGGGGTTGATCGTTTTTAAAAAATTCGGCCGACCATTTTCCTTTTAAATGAAAATCATCGTGGCCCACCTTATGAAACGGCGCCTGAACAACATGTTCAAAGCTCATCATTTCATCAAACTTCTTCAGCTTTCCTTTTCCCACCTCTAAAAAATAAACTGTTGGTATTTATAAATTTTTCTGATAATCTATTTGACTTTTTCCACACGCACTCCCACGTCTGAAATACCTTTCAACTCGTCGTTTCGCATGCCTTGTTGCAGTCGTATGGTGTAATCACCCGATCGGGGGAAAAACACATTTCGACGGTATATTGCCTCACGGGTTTTTAATCCGCCAAAACCTTCGCCCAGCCATTTTCCCGACGGATCGGCCAAAACCATTTCAAAGGTATCTTTAACGGCTTCGCCACCGGGTTGCTCAATGGTAACAAACAACCACAGGTTGCTGTAGCGGTAATCTACATTATTGCGAACATTAATATAAAGATTATGATTTTGAAGGGTATCGGTAACCGGCACTTCAAAAACCACCAGCGAATCTTTGTTCCAAACGCCTTTGTTTATTGGCTTGTATTTATCGAAAACGCCATGCGAATCGCACGCTGCCAGCACCACCAAAATTCCCGCAAAAAGTATAACTTGAAAAAAACGACTCATTCTACTTTAACTATTATTCTTCAAAAGTTCATTAAACCAAACGCTGTAAAACGTAAGTTGTTTTCTCTAATTACGGTTTTGGTTACGGTTTTGATTGGATCGCCGATTTTGGCCTCCCCCGCGGTTTTGTTTCGAACCACGGTTTTGCCCACCTTCCTGGTTATTATCCTGCCGCTGTCCCTGAGCATTTGGCTGATTTTGATTTCTGTTCCGGTTCGGATTACGACGATTACTCCGTTTTTTTGAGCGACTTTTTTTCTTTGCCCGGTCAAAACGATCCAGATCTTCCTGCCCAACCACATTATGGAAAGTATCATCCTTTTTCGCTCCCGCATCGTATTTTTCAATCACCAGTTTTTCCGGTTTTTTTCCGTTACGGTTCAGTCGCAACACTTCTTTCACCCGTTTTACAGGAACTGCCACCAATGTTCCAGGACCTTCGCCACGTGGTGCGTACCAGTAAATTCCACCAAAAATATCGGCTTTTAGGAATGAATAAGTCATGTGTTCCGTTTCGAGTGGAATATGATTTGGCGGGAAATCTTTTGTTGCATCGATGTAAGCATCCACCTCGAAATTAAGGCAGCATTTCAATTTACCACATTGCCCGGCCAGTTTTTGCGGATTCAGCGAAATCTCCTGATGACGCGCTGCATTGGTGGTTACCGACACAAAATTGCTCATCCACGTTGAGCAGCATAGTGTTCGTCCGCAAGGACCAATTCCTCCGATGCGACCGGCTTCCTGGCGTGCACCAATTTGTTTCATTTCGATGCGGATACGGAAATTTTCGGCCAGTACTTTTATCAACTGCCGAAAATCAACACGCCCGTCGGCAATGTAATAGAATATGGCTTTTGTTTTATCGCCCTGGTATTCCACATCACCGATTTTCATATCGAGGCCCAGGTCTTTTACAATCTGGCGCGACTTGATCATGGTTTCATGTTCCAGCGAAATCGCTTCTCTCCACTTATCAATGTCAACTGGTTTGGCGTGGCGGTAAACTTTGCGGTATTCACCATTGTTCAGGGTTACTTTGTGGCGTTTCATTTGCTCAAACACCAGCTCCCCTTTTAGCGATATTATACCAATGTCGTGACCCGGATTTCCTTCAACGGCCACCAGTTCACCAACTTTAAGTTTTAAGTTGTTTACATTTTTATAGTAGTCTTTTCGGGTATTTTTAAAGCGCACCTCAACAATGTCTTCGCCTTTATATGCAGGCTGAACATCGCCAAGCCAATCGGTTACCTGCAGTTTCCCGCAGTTTCCAACTTTCGTTTGACAAATTCCTCTATCTGTGGTATTTACTTCTTTCATTCTTTAGGCTTAAGTCCCCCGGCTTTCAAACTTTCTGCAAAAGCCCGTTTTATCCGGCAATGCCAAGATAATCATTTAACCCACAAAAGTAATGATTAATAGCAATTTGATAGCTAATGGCTTGGTTTTTAAAATGAATCTAAAAAGGGCGACTTATTTAGACAGAATAAAAATCTCCCCCCCCCATAATTTTTTAACATACTTTTTGCGAAAGAAAAACAAGAAGTCATATATTAGTAGAGTTGATTCAGGATAACCCCTGCTTTTCGACACAATTTTTACACGGGAAATATAATTTTAGGGTGGAGTTTATAAGGCACAGAGGTGTTTTACAACGTTTTATTTTAAAAGAATTGCTAATGTTTGCAGGACTTGACACCATTGCATTCTCGGTTGAGAATAATATAATGGTATTTGAAACTGAAGAGGACTACCAAAAATGTCTGGACTTTTTAGGAACTTTAGAAGTCAAAGACTACCAGCTTTTTGAAAAAGAAGTTGGTTTTAGTTCACTTCCTGCTTTGTCAAATAGCGTGATGCAAACCTGTCCGATTGAGGATGAAAAATTTGCCACATTATTAAATCCACAAATGCAAATTATTATTGAACATTACCTTTTCACTTTAAACCATGATAAAGAAAAGGTCGAAGCTCTGTTTATTGGCAACGACTATGACTTAAAAAGTATAGATATAAATTCGATGAAAGAATTTAGCTATGATGATGTATTTGCAATATTAAAAGGCGATAATTTAAAAAGTGTTACTACCGATTTTTGTGGACAAGAAAATTCTGTTCATGAACCAGGCGATGGCATAGTAACAAAGGTTGACTACAATAAATATGGTATATATAATTCTTTAGTCTCTAAAATTTATACCGTATTCTCGGGAAAACCACTTTACCTAAAACATGAAACAATAGATTCGCCTTTAGGAATTGTCCCTCCGAGTGGAGGAGATTATAAAACAATTACCTCCAGATGTTTTTATCGAAGAGTTAGTAAACAAAATAACATTATTTATTCTTATGGATTTTCTTACACAGATAATCTAAAAAAGACATTGTGGGATAATCGAAGAAGATTAACAGGATTTCGTTTAGACATGAAATACTCGTGGAAATTCTCAAATTACGGAACAGTTTCTTACGATACAAATATGATTGAATGCCACCAATACTAAAAAAAATTTCATCTCCGGATTCCTCCGGAGATGAAATACCAAAAGCTATTTTTAAAACAACAAATAAATTATTTTATACCCATGAAAACAATATTAACTTTTTTACTTCTTTTTCCAGTTCTGGCTTTTGCTCAAACCGAAAACAACAACACAAGGAAATGGAACACCGGAGTCCACTTTGTGCACCGATCAATGAATGCTTATAAATATTATGATGGCTACAGTTACCCGCGTTTAAGTGCCGAATACAGCTTTACCAAGTGTTCATCAGCTGAATTTATGGTAGAACGTGTTGGAGAAATAAAACTCACCGACACAACATACCCATCCTACGGTCGAATTAGTTTAGGCTACAAACTCAATATTTTACCCTGGTTTACAAAAAACGAATGGTTGGTTAATAATATGAAAGTTTATAACAGCCTGAGGTATGCACTTAATTTCCGAAATGATTATACAGATTTTCAATTGTTGTACGCCCCTGGCGTGGAATGCTATATCTACAAAAACTTTGGACTAAACACCGAATTTGTTTTTGGGCAGTCCATGAAAACCACTTTTGCCTTAGGAATTAAATACCGCTTTTAATGCATAAAATCTACTTTATTATACTGTTGATCGGATTATTTTCGGCATGCATTGAGGTGGTTGACCTTGATGTAGAAGAAACTCCGCAAGAACTTGTGGTAAATTGTTTTTTTACCGAAGGCCAGCCTTTTGTAGTAAATGTTAGCCGCCTGGCTGCTTACCCCGATTTAACTGACCGAAACCTTGAAGATGCCACTGTATCAATTTATGAAAACGACATTTTAAAAGGTACTTTAAAACACACCGAGAATGGTATTTACACCAGAAATTCAATTTCCCCTACATACGGAAATATGTATTCCATAAAAGTAGAAGTGCCCGGTTATCCAACGGCAACAGCAAGCGATACAATACCAGAAAAGGTTTCAATTCAGGAATGTAACTACAGGCAAAACGCAGGAGTGGACGAAGAAGGAGATCCTTATGGAGAAATTATTACCTCATTTACTGATCATCCAAACGTAAAATACTATTCTATTCAAATTTACTCCAGATGGGAGAAACCTCTTTATGATCAAAATGGTTATCCAGCCGGTTCGGAAGTAATTTGGTATCCGATTGAGCAGACAAGTTTTGATCCAGTTATCATAGCCGAAGGCATCACAAAAAATGACTATTGTACCTATTTTGTTTTTAACGACGCACTCTTTTTTAATAGGAACTATAAATTAACTGTGAATGCCAGCTCTGAATATGAATCCAATGACAAATTAAAGGTACTATTGGAAACTGGCACAGCAAATTACTATCAATATCGCAAACGTCTTCTAAAACACGAGCCCTACTCATACGAAGATCCTTTCAAACCCTATTCTCCTGTTCCTCTCTATTCCAATGTTTCCGGCGGGCAAGGCATTTTTGCCGGGTACCAGCGCGATATTTATTATTTAAACTTTTCAGAATAACGCCACTTGAAAACACTACTCACCATATTATTTGTTTGCTCATGTATCGTAGCTAAGCCGCAGGTAATTGTTCACGGTTATATAAAAGATAAAACCAACAACGAGCCACTCATTGGAGCAACCGTTTCAATAAGCGGAACTAGTACCGGAACGTCAACCAATAATACCGGTTATTTTTCGTTGCGCCTTGCCGATGCCGCCAAAAACAAGTTAACAATGCGTTATATCGGCTACAAAACCGAACAGTTCACAATCGATACAAAGAATTCAGGACCACAGTATTTTTATCTCGAACCGGGTGTTGAAATTGACGAAGTAACGGTAAAAGCGCCCTTGTTTTCAGAGAAACGAATGGGGGCTAATCTTACAGAAATTCCGGTACAGGAATTGAAAAAATTACCTGCACTTGGTGGCGAGGTAGACCTGCTGCGTACCTACCAGCTATTGCCGGGTGTGCAAGGTGGCAGCGAAGGAAAAACCGGCTTGCATGTTCGGGGTGGAGGTCCGGGACAAAACCTTATTTTATTAGATGGATCGCCGTTGTATTACGTGAATCACCTAGGCGGCTTCTCATCTATTTTCGACCCCGAGGCCGTTAATAATTTCAAATTGTATAAAGGTGGTTTTCCTGCTCGTTACGGTGGCCGCCTGTCGTCGGTTCTCGATGTACAAATAAAGGAAGGCGATAAAAACAATAGTGAAACATTTATAAGCATCGGGACTATTTCGGGCCGATTTAATATGCAGGGGCCATTGCAACAAGGCAAAGGTTCTTATTTCATTTCCGTTCGGCGCATGTGGCTCGATTTGTTAACGCGCCCATTTTCTTTCGCTGCTTTCGACAAGGCTTCGTTCGGTTATAGCTTTTACGATGTAAACGCTAAAGCAACACTACAATTATCAGATAAAGACAAACTGTTTTTAAGCCTTTATTCGGGCGATGATAAGCTGGTATTTAGCTATAGAGAGAAAATATTAGGAAGCGGTGAAAAAGCAAAACAAAAGGTAAAATGGGGAAACCTGCTTGCTGTTGCACGTCTGAATCATACGTTTAAACCGGGCCTCACCAATAACACAAAAGTGTCGTTTACCAAGTACCGGTTTATCGACAAAGATTTGTACAAGAACAAATCGGACAATACAAAGTACAACTCGGCATTTAAAAGCCGTATTTACGACTGGGCCGTTAACAGCGATTTTGAGTTTCAGCCGGGAAATGCCTATAAAATGCTGGCTGGTGCCGGTGCCACTTTTCACTTTTTCATGCCGGGAAAAACTACCACAATTAACATTAACGAAGGCGAAACTTACATCGACAGCACTTATGGAAGTACTTCGTTAAATGCTTTTGAAAGCCAGGCTTATATTGAAAACATATTCTCGTTCAAACACCTGAATTTTAATCTTGGTGCGCGTCTCAGTCATTTTTTGGTTGATGGCAAAAATTACTTTTATGCCGAACCGCGTCTGTCACTGGGTATTCCCATCACCTCATCAACATTGGTAAAAGCATCATACACTCAAATGCACCAGTATGTTAATATGCTTTCGAATCCAACAGCAGGTTTCGAAACCGATTTCTGGGTGCCGGCTACCGAAAAAGTTCCTCCAAGCGGCTCACGACAATTTGCCGTTGGAATTGAAAGAAATACCTCAAAATTCGAGGCCGGAATTGAAGCGTATTATAAAAAGCTGAACAACCTGGTTACTTTTAAAGAAGGCGAAGTTTTCCAGGGGAATGCTACCGACTGGCAGGATCGTGTTGCCATTAACGGAACAGGAACATCGAAAGGAATTGAATTTTTTGCCCGAAAGAAAACCGGAAAAATATCGGGCTGGGTGAGTTATACTTTGGCAAAATCAGACCGGCAATTTGATGAAATTAACTTCGGAGAAACCTACTCGTTTAAATACGATCGCCGCCATGACTTAAGTGTAGTTTTGAGTGTCCCGATAAACGAAGAGTGGAATTTTTCGAGTACCTGGGTTTATGGTTCGGGCTACCCCATTACACTTGCTTTGGGAAAAATGAATACCATTGAAATGAATGATATCCCGGATGGCTCAGACAATTACTATCAGTTTGATGAATATGGCGAATACTACGGAAAGAAAAATTCGTTTAAAATGCAGGATTACCACCGCCTCGACATTGGATTTACCAGAACGCGGGAAAGTTACGGAGTAGAGCGCACGTTAACCATTGGCATTTACAATGTGTACAACCGCAAAAATCCGTATTACTATTTCTACAAACAACGAAAACCCTGGCGTGGCGATTATACAACCGAACTTTACAAGAGTAGTTTTCTACCCTTTTTACCCGCTATAAGTTATAGTTGGAGGTTTTAGAACTTGATATTTCTGTATTTCGAATGATAAAGCCCTGATGTAACAAGCAAGTCTATTTAACATTTTTATGTTTTTTAAATAGAACTCTTTGCAACATTTAGACTATATTTATCAGAGAAAACAAACACCATTTAACTACCCGACATGAAAGTTAAATCAAGTTCTATCCGAATAACAATATTAAGTTCTATCTTATTAAACTTCCTTACGTTGTTCGCTTTCGGCCAGACAGAGGACAGTACCAAAATGTGGATTCCACAAACCGGTTCTTCTTCGAATATTGTACCTGCCCCATTAATACCTGTTACGGAAAACATTCAGTTTAACAGGGAGCTTCTTTTTTCACCAGATAACAATCAACAAAGCCGGTTTTCAGTAAACGACTGGCAACTTTCCAAACCGGATGTTAAACATCCCCAAATTAAACTTGAGCAAAGCACCACCGTTAATATTTTTCCAAACCTCGGGCAAAGCAATCAATTTTCAGGCAACCTTAACTACCAACTTTCCGATAAAGTAAGAATTGATTTGGGCATGGGACTGTACCAACAGAATACGATTTTATCTCCCTGGAATATCAATTATCAACTTGGTGTTACTTCAACCATAGAATATTCTTTCAATTCCTGGTTATCAGCCTACATTTACGGACAATACATTTCGCCTTCGTTAACTCAAAATAACTTTTTCGATCCTTTGCAATATATGAATCCCCTGTTCAAACATACCGAATTTGGTGGCGGATTACGAGCGAAGTACAAAAGCATAAAAGCCGATGTAGGCATGAAAAATATAATGGGTGCAGATCTGAACGAGAAACGTTCAACGGGGTATTTCCAATCAAAAATATCGCTGGGATTTTAATCTCCTCATTCACCTTTTTATCAACCGCACCATCCGCAAACCCGTATCCATAAAAACAATACGCGGATTTCCATTCATGGAGATATGCTTTATGGCCAGCTCAAATTCGTCGGCAAAAGCCACTATGTTGCGCTCGTTAATAAACGGCGCGAATTTTTTACCCCAGTCTTTTTCGGCGCGGTTCATATATACAATTTCGCTGCGTTTCATGTTCGACACAAAATATTCGCGCACCAAACGCAACGAAGCTGCAAAAAAGGCTTTTTGTTTGTCGCGGCCAATTTTTGCCATTTCATCGGCCCAGTCAATCATATCTTTTACTTGACGGGCATAGGCAAAACGCATCATTTCCTGAAATTTCTGGAAATAAAACTGCTCATCATCCGACGGCGATAAATAGCTGATTGCTTTCAGATAACTTCCCGAAGCCAGATGAACGGCATCAGGAATGATCTCCGGATCAACACCCTCTATTTTCAGTAAAGCATTTTGTATGGATGGATTATCAACAAACGGAAACTTTACCAGTTGCGCCCGCGAGCGGATAGTGCCGATCACTCCTTCCTCGTTTTCGGTAACCAGAATAAAAAGCGTTTTGCTGGGCGGCTCCTCAATCATTTTCAATAGTTTGTTCGAGCAGGCAGCGTTCATTTTTTCGGGCAACCAGATAATCATCACTTTAAACTCCGACTCAAACGATTTGAGGTTTAGTTTTCGTAAGATCGACTCGCTTTCGCGTTCGTAAATTTCACCTTGTGCATTTCCGGCTTCAATGTGGCTCAACCAGTCACTCAGTTCGAAATACGGATTGGTCAAAACCTTCTCGCGCCACATGGGAAGAAAATCATCGCTAACCGGTTTGTTAAACTGCTTGGCGTTAAAAATAGGAAACACAAAATGTAGATCGGGGTGTGCCAGTTTTTGGTATTTATGGCACGACGGGCAGGTTCCGCACGAATCGGTTTCGCTGCGGTTCTTGCACGAAACATATTGCGCATAAGCTAAAGCCATGGCTAGTTTGCCGGTTCCCGACGGGCCGGAAAATAATTGTGCATGACTGATTCGTTGCTCTTGAACCGACCGGATAAGGCGGCTTTTTATATTCTCTTGTCCTACTACATCTTTGAAAAAC comes from uncultured Draconibacterium sp. and encodes:
- a CDS encoding carboxypeptidase-like regulatory domain-containing protein, giving the protein MKTLLTILFVCSCIVAKPQVIVHGYIKDKTNNEPLIGATVSISGTSTGTSTNNTGYFSLRLADAAKNKLTMRYIGYKTEQFTIDTKNSGPQYFYLEPGVEIDEVTVKAPLFSEKRMGANLTEIPVQELKKLPALGGEVDLLRTYQLLPGVQGGSEGKTGLHVRGGGPGQNLILLDGSPLYYVNHLGGFSSIFDPEAVNNFKLYKGGFPARYGGRLSSVLDVQIKEGDKNNSETFISIGTISGRFNMQGPLQQGKGSYFISVRRMWLDLLTRPFSFAAFDKASFGYSFYDVNAKATLQLSDKDKLFLSLYSGDDKLVFSYREKILGSGEKAKQKVKWGNLLAVARLNHTFKPGLTNNTKVSFTKYRFIDKDLYKNKSDNTKYNSAFKSRIYDWAVNSDFEFQPGNAYKMLAGAGATFHFFMPGKTTTININEGETYIDSTYGSTSLNAFESQAYIENIFSFKHLNFNLGARLSHFLVDGKNYFYAEPRLSLGIPITSSTLVKASYTQMHQYVNMLSNPTAGFETDFWVPATEKVPPSGSRQFAVGIERNTSKFEAGIEAYYKKLNNLVTFKEGEVFQGNATDWQDRVAINGTGTSKGIEFFARKKTGKISGWVSYTLAKSDRQFDEINFGETYSFKYDRRHDLSVVLSVPINEEWNFSSTWVYGSGYPITLALGKMNTIEMNDIPDGSDNYYQFDEYGEYYGKKNSFKMQDYHRLDIGFTRTRESYGVERTLTIGIYNVYNRKNPYYYFYKQRKPWRGDYTTELYKSSFLPFLPAISYSWRF
- a CDS encoding DNA polymerase III subunit delta, which produces MFFKDVVGQENIKSRLIRSVQEQRISHAQLFSGPSGTGKLAMALAYAQYVSCKNRSETDSCGTCPSCHKYQKLAHPDLHFVFPIFNAKQFNKPVSDDFLPMWREKVLTNPYFELSDWLSHIEAGNAQGEIYERESESILRKLNLKSFESEFKVMIIWLPEKMNAACSNKLLKMIEEPPSKTLFILVTENEEGVIGTIRSRAQLVKFPFVDNPSIQNALLKIEGVDPEIIPDAVHLASGSYLKAISYLSPSDDEQFYFQKFQEMMRFAYARQVKDMIDWADEMAKIGRDKQKAFFAASLRLVREYFVSNMKRSEIVYMNRAEKDWGKKFAPFINERNIVAFADEFELAIKHISMNGNPRIVFMDTGLRMVRLIKR
- the ricT gene encoding regulatory iron-sulfur-containing complex subunit RicT; translated protein: MKEVNTTDRGICQTKVGNCGKLQVTDWLGDVQPAYKGEDIVEVRFKNTRKDYYKNVNNLKLKVGELVAVEGNPGHDIGIISLKGELVFEQMKRHKVTLNNGEYRKVYRHAKPVDIDKWREAISLEHETMIKSRQIVKDLGLDMKIGDVEYQGDKTKAIFYYIADGRVDFRQLIKVLAENFRIRIEMKQIGARQEAGRIGGIGPCGRTLCCSTWMSNFVSVTTNAARHQEISLNPQKLAGQCGKLKCCLNFEVDAYIDATKDFPPNHIPLETEHMTYSFLKADIFGGIYWYAPRGEGPGTLVAVPVKRVKEVLRLNRNGKKPEKLVIEKYDAGAKKDDTFHNVVGQEDLDRFDRAKKKSRSKKRSNRRNPNRNRNQNQPNAQGQRQDNNQEGGQNRGSKQNRGGGQNRRSNQNRNQNRN
- a CDS encoding DUF4249 domain-containing protein → MHKIYFIILLIGLFSACIEVVDLDVEETPQELVVNCFFTEGQPFVVNVSRLAAYPDLTDRNLEDATVSIYENDILKGTLKHTENGIYTRNSISPTYGNMYSIKVEVPGYPTATASDTIPEKVSIQECNYRQNAGVDEEGDPYGEIITSFTDHPNVKYYSIQIYSRWEKPLYDQNGYPAGSEVIWYPIEQTSFDPVIIAEGITKNDYCTYFVFNDALFFNRNYKLTVNASSEYESNDKLKVLLETGTANYYQYRKRLLKHEPYSYEDPFKPYSPVPLYSNVSGGQGIFAGYQRDIYYLNFSE
- a CDS encoding gliding motility lipoprotein GldH, which gives rise to MSRFFQVILFAGILVVLAACDSHGVFDKYKPINKGVWNKDSLVVFEVPVTDTLQNHNLYINVRNNVDYRYSNLWLFVTIEQPGGEAVKDTFEMVLADPSGKWLGEGFGGLKTREAIYRRNVFFPRSGDYTIRLQQGMRNDELKGISDVGVRVEKVK